The Zalophus californianus isolate mZalCal1 chromosome 6, mZalCal1.pri.v2, whole genome shotgun sequence DNA window GATGGAACTGTTTCCAACTCTCTACACTCCAGTGCAGAGCCTCTGCCTAAAAAAATCTGGCAACGGCATGCACAGGAAAGCAGCCAGCCCTAGAACAGCGCTGCTTCGGGGAAATGGGGACTGATACGCAACTCGCTGGAAAACAAGGGAGGGGAATGGACCATTAGCGTTTTCCACCTTCATTTGCCATTTAAGAGTGCATTTGGAATCTGAAGAAATCTGTCCCTACCAAGGATAACGGAGTCAAATTGCAATGAAGACTAACTTTGGTTATGAGGAAGGAAGGACCGTACTCTTCATCATCAGGTGCATCTCTTTGGTAGCCAATGATTCCATCTGTGATCACGGCAGCAACTTAAGTATTGCCAATGTTGCCAAATGCATGAGAGCATTAAGGCATCTACATCTAAGGAGGCAGTGAACACAAGAGGAAAACAGAACTGAAATGTGCCAGTAAGTGACCACCGCTGTGGCCCCTTCTGGGACACTGCCCAGCACGAGCAAGTTCCTCCCCCAGTGAAGAAGGCCTCTGCCATGCTGCTCGGTCCCCTGCTGCCTAGAGGTGCGTTTGAGCCCTCTAAGGTTAGTATGGCTATTTCTGCCTGCTGACCAGGAGAGAAATGAGTAGCTCCTGAGGCAGCAGCTTTAAAATCTGAGAAAGGCCACAGCTCCCGAGAGCTGGCAGGCCTTGCAAGGTCTGCTTGTTAACGCGAGGTCCAGAGGGGAATACAAATTTGGAAGTTTGATGGTTCAATCCTTGCCAGAGTTCAAGGCCCCCCTACCAAGCAAGATATTCTAGCCAAACTTTTAATGATGGCAAGGCACTGCTGAAAGAGGCTTTGGCCAGCAGGACGAAATTCTCATCATTGCACGCAACAGTATGACAGAAAGTGCTGCTACCCAAACCAAACCAGACACTAAGATGTACTATTTATTAACAAAGTAAATTTCCAGGGAGAATCAAGGCAACCATGACATCTCGAAGGGCCAGACGAAGCCCCATGACTCCCATAAGTCAGAGCAAGTCACTCAGACTTTCCAGAATGTGCCTCCTGTTGGTTTTAACATCATATGCAATGGTTGCCAGCCACTATACAAAACCCTATCCTATTTGTGCTACTTTGGTCTATGGCCGGCAGAGGGCTCACAAGTTCCATAGCTGCTGACCCAGTGACACGtccaggaaggaaataaagaaattataggCATGCTGGCATATACGTCATATAAGACATTTTACGAACTCCTAAACCCACTGCCCTGAAGAACACAGTCTTGGTTCCCTCTTTATATAATGTGTTTTGAAATGGtacagaaaatcaaaataaattaataacataGTATACACTTAGTTGATAACACAAAGTTTACAGGGATTTGGCAAATATGGAAAAATCATCCCAGTTTGTTAAACACTTTTACTATCTCAACTGTTTAAATGACCAGAATATTAATGATTGTGTCATCTCACATATGAGGAAATGATATTTTAAGGGATTAACAAAATTGCATTTGACACAAAGGTAACTTCATTGAAGGGAATAAAAAACAGAGACATTGTTATCTTCATCATCACAGTTCAAGAAGTGGTTGTCCTGATGAGAATTCAATTCACACAGATACCAACATCGCCACCCGCAGTAAGCAGCAAATTAtagatgggggggcgggggggaggggagtcaggAGGAAAGCATGGAAAAGATGAAGAGACAAGAGACATGATTTCAATAAGCTTTAAATCAAGAGGCAAACACTTCCCACTTGTCATACATCTTGCCTCTCTTCACTGCTACAGGTGCTTCTCTGACGCTGACCTAGCACTCTCCAAAGGACACCAAGTATTTTGCCAGAGGGACTGCTAGTCTGCtaagataaatatgtaaaaagaaaaaaagggacaacACAGGGTTTTGGttatcttacttttaaaaagattatgacAAAAATGTCAGCTATTATCCAAATTTACTTGAAATTAACATCCCTTCATTTCAAAAGACCTTTGGGATCTGACTGTTTTTGAAGGAAAGCCTGAGTGGGCCTGAACCTACCAGAACTTGGCTCCTTTGCATTGGAAGCAGGTATTCTGCAAAGGAGAACTTGAGAAGAAATACCAGTGGCCTCCTTCGATGCTAGTCCATCTCTGTTGCTCCACTGATGGAATGACAGGCTCTCTTTAAAGAGGCAGACGCGAAAGGAGGTGTTAAGTCTCTCCAGACGTCCTCTTTTCAATGGACAGCTCTCGAGTAAAAAGTCAGCTTTTCATGTGCCTTGCTGTCATTTTCCTCTTACCCCAAATAAACTACAATCCTCTTTAGCATCAAAGACAGTGGGCATTATGACCTTTATCAAGGCGTGTGGCACAGATGCTAAAGCACCAGTCTTACACGGTGAGAACCATGTTAAAAATCAATGGAtaaagtaagtggcagagcctctAAACTAAGACAGAGATCTAGCTTAATTACAGAACACTGTACTTTCATAATTACTATTTCATTGTGAGTATGAAGTTCTCCacttttccttaaaatgaaatTCCATCTTCCCTGAGCATAGGGTTAAGAGAAACATCAAAACTCAAAATGCCAAgggccctttaaaaaaaacaacacaacggAATGTCTCTATCCAGTCGCAGTGTGTTGTTTCTACTCTAAAAGCTTTCCATTACTCCAGGTTTTAATCTCACCTCCCTCCGGACTCTAGGAACACAGGTGGAGATGGAGCAAGGTGAGACAAGAGACTGAGGGAGTGAGCAGCTGTCACGTGCTGGCTGTTCTCACCGGATGGCGAACAGCTGTGGCCTGAGGCCCGCATCCGACCTTTAATGCTGGTGTCCTACTGACAGGATGAGCGGGATGAGGCAACCCAGAACCAGGGCGGCCACCTCCAGGCGGCTGAGGCCCCTCCCGCCAGTGGGGTCAGATCTGTGGCTGTGCGCCATTCCGCCCACCTCAGGGAGGACATGTACTGTGGCAACATAAAGAAATGTCCCGGCAGAGAAAAGCATGGCCACTCCAGTGGCATTGACCTCTGAAAGGGCTTCTTTACTGCTCTGTGaattaagagagggagagagaaagaagaaaaattaagacaagTAAAATTCAAGGTCAGGAAGAagtcctgattaaaaaaaaaaaaacactcagtgTTCATGACTGGTCCGATATGGGACACTGGGGACATCTCGAGATCAGAGCAATTTTGTTATTgatgaaaagcttccaaattTAAGACTATTGATGATGTACACAATTGCTTTTTCAAACAAACTTCAAGTCTGGTTGAACAGGCCTGGCATGTATTATTCTTACAATGGAAACAACGGCATTATTAATGCAAGTATTAAAtttcatacattcatttattctacTAACATTTAACAAACATCCCTATACACCAGGCCCTAGGCTGGTGCTTGAGATACAGTGGGAATCGagatgcagtacctgccctcacAGAGGCAGAAACATCTTATAAGCTAATCTTGACACAattaatttcaactttttctaTTCAAAAAGTGGACCTATGGACTATGacaattaattaaatttttaagaagagaaCACGCCATAATGCAACATGTAACCCCATGCCTCCAGAATGATACCTTCCTGTGAGAAGTTCTAAAGACTTGCACTGATCAATGAAGTGATAAATAGAGTAATACTTAAAAAGGAACTATATATTGCTTGTTGACTGAAAGAAGAGTCTTCAAATGATCAAAGAGGGTTTTTACAACACCTCATTTGTTAGCAATCCAGATCAACAAACATGATTAACAGGAACTTAATCGTGTTTTAACCACCTCATTTCTCATATGTTCCTTTTAATACAAGTTTTACTGTATCAACTATGAATGGAATGACCCTCAGAGAGAGTATGGGGGAAAGCAGTTCCCATGACTAGCCCTGAGGCAGTTTGGTTCTAAGATTTTTCTCCGGTGGCCAGTCAGTTGACACTGAAGTACCAGAGGGAGGGTTGTTAAGACCTACAGCCCCAGGGGACAGAACTAGAAGGCAGGGAAAGGTCCACCTTGAACAACAGGGAAGAATGCCCAGGCTCGGAACTGACAAGGGACACATGTTACTTCAGGTCTGACGTTATGTTCAGTGCAATGATAAAGAACTAGATATTTAGTATTTGGTGATATGAGAATACAGACATCTCTGCTCATCCCCTATTCTCCTCAAAACTGCTGTTTGTTTGTCCCTCACTCTTCACGCGCCTGCTTAAACACTAAATATGTACTGTTGTGACTTATTATATATCTGTCAAACAAAATTAGTGTGTTTGGTTAGGCCTGAGTTATGCTATTTTAAAGATCATATATCTGTGCAAATGTTTTCAGAACTGATAGGGAAGAAATTCTGAAATTGAATGAATAGGAAAATGCTCTAAATTTATGAAGAGAATGCCTTGGAATGAAGATGTTTACCCTGTACTGGCTTTTACTCGTAATTTCATCTTTCGTTTGAGGGGGTAATGTAATTGCAAAAATCAACATAAAAGACCGTAGGTTCCAGTAAATCACAAAAGAATTAGATACTTGTCTAGATAAGCTAGGAATGATCAGACTTACCTTACTTAGTCCTAAGTATGTCACCATGGACATGACTGGGGCTGCCAGTGCAAAAACCAGTAAGTGTTTTCTGATTCGATTCCGTTCTAGGCCAGCATGCATTAGGAAGGAAACCAGCCCAAAAGCAGCTggtgcctggaaaaaaaaaagtattcctaaTTAAAGTATGGATCGCTTCTATATTATGAAGCACATGTCATTTGACTGAAttcccacaaaacaaaacaaaacaaaaacaggcatgGTACCAAGACTGAGTTCTGCCTTTCAGGAATTAATGTTCTAAGCTAAGAAAATATCCtacgcgcacgcgcgcgcgcgtgtgtgtgtgtgtgtgtgtgtgtgtgtgtgtttctcagatagtaggaaaagacaaataatcaagaaaagagtataagaaaaacaaaaacatttacgaacaagaattactttaaaatatagaaatctgTAGAGAATTTAAGAGTTGGTGTGTATGACCATTAAAAAAGTCCGTTCACgtgcaagtttaaaaaaatagtagcaaAAAATCCTAGCTATGAACAGAGCTGGTCAACTATCTCAAATGAATGGCaactataaaaactaaaaaaatcttcCCATTCCAAAAAAATACCGATGACCAAAGAGAAATTTTCATTATGAACATATTCAATATCAAATCTTCCACTAAAATTCCGCTTACCTTATGTAGCATTATTGCCACAAACACAATTAACTGGACGCTAGTCTGTGAAGTAGAGGCTGCTGCTCCTAAGGCCACACCATCCGCtaaatttggaaaaaacaaaacataaaatactataaaaacaacaacaacaacaacaacaacagtgtAGTAGTTTCGTGTGTGGGCCTTAGAGGCAGGGAGAGCTGCATCTGACTCTGGGAAGGTTCCTTAACTTTTCTGAACCTTAGCCTTCTCATCTCTAAAACGGGCTCAAGGAAGTATGTATTCTTAGGAttttcatgaggattaaatgagaaaacatatgtAAACAGCTTAGCACCTGGCCCCAAATATTCAATATGTCAGCTGTTATAACAGAAATCGCAAAGACTGCAAAGTAAGCATCTCTGTCTTGCAgatgaaaaaacacaaaataaagacaCTCCAACTCTACATAGATGACTTCTATACACAAGAAGTAAATATTGGCTGAATGGATGAACTTTTGTCAGATGAACATGTTCTATCGAAAGGTCTAGGTGACAGTGGGCCATCTCCCACATGCCTTTGTCAGTCACAGACTCGTACTGCTGGGACTGGTCTTCGGTTAGGACTCTAAGGCATGCCCAGTCAGCAACGCTGTGCCTTCGGCATTCTACAGCCCACCTCTGCCTCAACGGGCACTTTGGGTTTATACTGAGCAACAGGGCTCTTCAGGACAATGTCAAGGCTCTTTTCCAGATGAGGCTCTAGGGCAGAGGTCAGcacattttttcttaaagggccagacatggaatatttcaggctttgcaaaggcagccacagataatatgtaaacatattatcataggcatggctgtgttccaaaaaactttatttataggcGCTGGAATTTGAATTGCATGTAACTTTCATGTGCCGcaaaatattttcctccattaaaaaaataaaaaactgttcTTAGCTTGTAAATCCCTGACACTTGAGCACGCCCGGGCTTATGCTTGTGTTGGAGGACTTCACGAAGCAACCCTCTCCGCAGTTCATGGGGACAGTCCCTGGGATGTACACACTAAGCCTCCCACGCtgggacagaagagagaggggTCTCACTGCCATCCAACCCTACCTGCAGCATGGACGACCAGACCCAGTGTGGTGGTGATTTTGGAATTGCTGGGCCTTGCTGTTTCTGGATCTGAAGTAAAAATAAGCAAGTCAGCCACGAAGCAATGTGAAACAGAAACTGCTAGAACACTGACCTGGAGGTggaagaattctttaaaaagctCTTAAAGTAGATTATATTTTCCCCAtgactgtcttttctctttggctttaaACACTTAGAAGTTTCCCCTGTCCTGAAagagggggcaggaaggaacTCTTCACTTGCTCCAGCCTTCCCTGAAAAGACAGTATGTAACCCCTAACTGCTTCAACTGCCTCACACCTCTTAACCCTGCAGCTCTCACTGAAAAGTGCTCTGTGGCCTCTCAGCACTTCTCTGCAGACCCATCTTGTCATCACTGCCtacctgtccctcctccccagcctcctgcaaCTTTATCCTTATTTGAGCACCAAAATGTCTGTCATGTTTGCCCTTCTCTATTTTACTGCCACCATCCTAACCTAAATTTGCATCCACCTGAACCTGAATGAGCAATAGGTTCTCAGCTGGTTTCCCCCTGCTCTCATTTCTCCCTAATCTAACTCATCTTACACATCCTTGTCGGATTCATCGCTGAATCACCCCACTCTTCCGAAACGCCAGTTATCTGCTGCTCTTCAGATTCAGTCCAAACTGCTCTATTAAGTGGGTTCTTAAGCTCTTTATCAATTTATCAGTCTTAAGCTCTTTATCATCTTATCTCTCATTATTCAATCCAGTTAAACCAGTTTCTTTAACATCTTCTAACAAAACCTTCTCATTGTCCTTTCCCCAAATCTCTCATCCTTAATTCTTGGCATGAACTTTAACTTCTTAGCTCATCAATCTGAAACCTAGCCACTGTTCAAAGTCTAATTCTAGGACCACTTCCCTCAAGAAAGAATCAAAGATTAATTCCAGCTCAAAAGGTTCCCCTTGCCTAGAAACCAAGAGCTCTATGTGCAGACTCTACATGCTACTTCAAAGCTTTTCCTAGATCACACCTGAGATATATACAACTGTTTTCACTCAAATAGGTCTTATATCCCCAGACTGACTGTAAACTACACAAAAGTGAATTTTccacttctttccatttctttttcatgtcttaCAGAATGTAGCACAGCACTAGAAACCCAATAGCTGTTTAAACAATCCTTattggagaggggaaaaaaatacttctctGTATTACATGAATGTCTCTGctataatagaaaatatacaaGCAAGTAAATAATGTCCaaacaacataaaattaaaagatagggACATCAAAATGCCAGATGAAATGACAGATGGACATTAGCCAAATAGATTCGAAGGGATTTAATCTTCTGGGGGAAACCAGTGCAAAGAAGGAATGATTTATAGTGGAAAAAACATACAAGTAAAGTAACATGTTAtctttttagtaaaaataaataaaattatcttctaaTTAAAACACTGCAAGGAAGGCAAGCTAAAGTCCCTAACTGGTCAGAGACAACAAATGTTTCAATGTCGCCCCCAACTGTGAAGAATATCATATTATACTGTGTGACaaccttgtttttcctttatacaGTCTTATGGTCTAGTTATAAATAGCATCTTAAGTAAAAATTAGAcgctttaaaattaaaacacagtttTTATAAAACTATAGGAAAAGACTACTTCAgcataaatttaataaatcaatttttactgatatttaataatatataaaacccTGTAGATAATAGGTAAAGCCAGATTAAAAGTGAGCAAAAACAATGACTTCAGAGATGAAACAGGAGGAAGAATAAAGGAACACatgctatttttaattctttgtataGGATTATAGGGCACTAATGGGcctttaaatgcatttaaaattgaAACTGATAAGAATCACAAAAATGTCATAAAGGCCACTGTGAGCAACTATGTAATGCAGTTGGAATCAGACACCATCCCACCAGAAGGTGCTTCTCATTTGCTATTTGGTAAAAGCACACAAATAAAACCCTTTACTCCTAAATCAATTTCCCAATACATGTAagaccattaaaaaagaaaaagtgtacggaaaaatactgaaaagaaatagTATATGCAAGGAGATTAACAAAGCAAAAAGTATCCTTGGACTAAAATGGCTAATGAAGttcaatgaattttgaaaaaaaacccttttatttggaaataatttcaaatctttcaaataatctttgaaataatttgaaataatcttTCAAATCTTCAGAAAAGTTTTAAGAATGTTCAAAAAACACTCACTACTCATTTCTCAGAATGACCTACTGTCTAACATTTTGACCCATTTGCTTCATTGTTTGTGCTCATGTTCTTTCTGTatccacaccacacacacacacacacacacgtattttttttcctgtaccatttcaaagtaagttgcatACATAACTCTTCTTCCCCAGACATTTCAAAGGGTAGTTCCTAAGAGAAAGGATATTTTCTTACACAATCACAGTACAATGATCAACTTCAGTAAATttaatattgataatttttttctaatttctcttgcaTGTTCTAATTTTGTTAACTGCCCAGGAAAGTCTTTCAGAGCATTTTTCCCTCCCAGGAAGGATCCAGTCTGGGATCAAATATGCACCTAGTTGTATCCCTTAGTCCCTTTTAATCTGGAGTATTTTCTCTGCCTTTGACTTTTGCGACACTGATATCTTTGAAGAATACATGTCCCTTCCTGagcctttgttttttaatagaatgaTCCCTTccagtgcgcctgggtggctcaggtcatgatcccagggtcctgggatggagtcccacgtcgggctccctgctcagtgaggagcctgcttctccctctcctgctccccctgcttgtgctgtcaaataaataaaatcttaaaaaaaaaaaaaaagaatgatcccTTCcctttgggtttgtctgatgtggCCTTAGATTATGCATCCTcaaatggaatactacacaggtGCTGCTTCTCAGGATGTCATGTCTAGAGGCACAGAATGTAATGTCTATCTGCTGCTTGCTGGTAGAGTGAATTGTGAATGTTATCTTGTGGATACACTGGATTCTATTACATGCCTCCAAAGAGTGTCCATTTTGTGTTTTGCCTGAAGTCACTTGGTTTGGCTTAAACTGTCAAGTCTCTTTTTTGGGCAGCTGCTCAAATCCCAGTTCAGTTCTTTCATCTTTAGCTGAGTCTGCCCACAAAGAATGGTTCAGGGCTCAGCCACACTTGGGTCGAGTTTATACATAAAATCTGgggctgtgtttctctgtctctctcccttctaAGACTCTCCCCTCACTTTCCAGTGTCTGTAGTTACCCTGACCTCTAGTTCCTTAGGCCAGACAGACCATGTTTTCTAACAGTTTTAGCTACCCCAACTGGGCactgactgctttttaaaagcagtaaacACAGAAACTTACCCTGTTCCTCCAGAATTTTCCTGCTTTAAGTCCATCTCTTGTGTCTTTAggtagtggtttttaaaaatttgcccaGAGTTCATAGTTATCTGTAAGGAGGCACTTATTTGCCCACACTGAAAACAGACGCTGATGACACTAAGCTTGATCATCTGGTCAAAGTACTAtggatttcttcatttcattactcttttttccttgcaactaataaacaaataaaaattttacccCCTGGACTTAACATTCGCTGATTCTGGCCTGCGCCAATTTTTACCATGAACCTTgcaaaaagattttcttttgccTGCACTCTTTCCACACTTACAAGTCGACATTTAGCAACCCACCGGAAGCAAGcgttctccctcctcctcctctctcacgTGGATGTGCTCAGCGCTTCCCATTTTCTCAATGGTTTTTGCTTCATTACTGTTCATAATTATTTTGGTGCTCAAACTGTCTCAGATCTGGCCAGCGGGAACCCCTTCAAGCTGGTTCTATACTCTATGAcaagtttccattttcttccttcctactttttttttttttttgagcactaGATGTTCCAAGCTCATTTTGTACTTACCCTGCCCCtgtcctggaatcagccatttctctgaaGAGCCCTGGTATGCTCATTG harbors:
- the SLC39A9 gene encoding zinc transporter ZIP9 isoform X4 codes for the protein MDDFISISLLSLAMLVGCYVAGIVPLAVNFSEERLKLVTVLGAGLLCGTALAVIVPEGVHALYEDILEDPETARPSNSKITTTLGLVVHAAADGVALGAAASTSQTSVQLIVFVAIMLHKAPAAFGLVSFLMHAGLERNRIRKHLLVFALAAPVMSMVTYLGLSKSSKEALSEVNATGVAMLFSAGTFLYVATVHVLPEVGGMAHSHRSDPTGGRGLSRLEVAALVLGCLIPLILSVGHQH
- the SLC39A9 gene encoding zinc transporter ZIP9 isoform X1; amino-acid sequence: MDDFISISLLSLAMLVGCYVAGIVPLAVNFSEERLKLVTVLGAGLLCGTALAVIVPEGVHALYEDILEEAHVNLKEEHQQISSKDKHHQVSETQNVIASDKAAEIPVAHEHEHNHDHTQLHAYIGVSLVLGFVFMLLVDQIGSSHVHSTDDPETARPSNSKITTTLGLVVHAAADGVALGAAASTSQTSVQLIVFVAIMLHKAPAAFGLVSFLMHAGLERNRIRKHLLVFALAAPVMSMVTYLGLSKSSKEALSEVNATGVAMLFSAGTFLYVATVHVLPEVGGMAHSHRSDPTGGRGLSRLEVAALVLGCLIPLILSVGHQH
- the SLC39A9 gene encoding zinc transporter ZIP9 isoform X2, translating into MDDFISISLLSLAMLVGCYVAGIVPLAVNFSEERLKLVTVLGAGLLCGTALAVIVPEGVHALYEDILEDKHHQVSETQNVIASDKAAEIPVAHEHEHNHDHTQLHAYIGVSLVLGFVFMLLVDQIGSSHVHSTDDPETARPSNSKITTTLGLVVHAAADGVALGAAASTSQTSVQLIVFVAIMLHKAPAAFGLVSFLMHAGLERNRIRKHLLVFALAAPVMSMVTYLGLSKSSKEALSEVNATGVAMLFSAGTFLYVATVHVLPEVGGMAHSHRSDPTGGRGLSRLEVAALVLGCLIPLILSVGHQH
- the SLC39A9 gene encoding zinc transporter ZIP9 isoform X3, translated to MDDFISISLLSLAMLVGCYVAGIVPLAVNFSEERLKLVTVLGAGLLCGTALAVIVPEGVHALYEDILEEAHVNLKEEHQQISSKDPETARPSNSKITTTLGLVVHAAADGVALGAAASTSQTSVQLIVFVAIMLHKAPAAFGLVSFLMHAGLERNRIRKHLLVFALAAPVMSMVTYLGLSKSSKEALSEVNATGVAMLFSAGTFLYVATVHVLPEVGGMAHSHRSDPTGGRGLSRLEVAALVLGCLIPLILSVGHQH